From the Lolium rigidum isolate FL_2022 chromosome 2, APGP_CSIRO_Lrig_0.1, whole genome shotgun sequence genome, one window contains:
- the LOC124687090 gene encoding probable protein phosphatase 2C 8, giving the protein MSSETASHAREQLLAGERRLVTVARTARRRRLELRRLGRTASSVAEDEGAKRVRPAPEGSSEEESLDSARVAPEDGMAAACLSHGAVSVIGRRREMEDAVAVAPPFLADKAAGSGDGDVVDTGQEGFFAVYDGHGGSRVAEACRERMHVVLAEEVRRLRRRVDSEWQGGASDDGAQWKEAMAACFARVDGEVGADDGDTDAAGEQTVGSTAVVAVVGPRRIVVANCGDSRAVLSRGGAPVPLSSDHKPDRPDELERVEAAGGRVINWNGYRILGVLATSRSIGDYYLKPYVIAEPEVTIMDRTDKDEFLILASDGLWDVVSNDIACKIARNCLSGRAASKYPESVSGSTAADAAALLVELAISRGSKDNISVVVVELRRLKSRMGAVIKENRR; this is encoded by the exons ATGAGCAGCGAGACGGCGAGTCATGCGCGGGAGCAGCTCCTCGCCGGCGAGAGGAGGCTGGTGACGGTGGCCCGCACGGCAAGGCGGCGCCGGCTCGAGCTCCGCAGGCTCGGGCGCACGGCGTCTTCCGTGGCGGAGGACGAGGGAGCGAAGAGGGTGCGCCCGGCGCCGGAGGgcagctcggaggaggagtcgttgGACTCGGCGAGGGTGGCGCCGGAGGACGGTATGGCTGCGGCGTGCTTGTCCCACGGCGCGGTGTCGGTGATCGGGCGCCGGCGGGAGATGGAGGACGCGGTGGCCGTCGCGCCGCCCTTCCTGGCCGACAAGGCGGCGgggagcggcgacggcgacgtcgTGGACACGGGGCAGGAGGGCTTCTTCGCGGTGTACGACGGGCACGGCGGGTCCCGCGTGGCGGAGGCGTGCAGGGAGCGGATGCACGTGGTGCTCGCGGAGGAGGTGCGGCGGCTCCGTCGCCGGGTGGACAGCGAATGGCAGGGCGGGGCCTCGGACGACGGCGCGCAGTGGAAGGAGGCCATGGCGGCGTGCTTCGCGCGGGTGGACGGCGAGGTCGGCGCCGACGACGGCGACACCGACGCAGCCGGCGAGCAGACGGTGGGCTCCACGGCCGTCGTCGCCGTGGTGGGCCCGCGCCGCATCGTGGTGGCCAACTGCGGCGACTCCCGCGCCGTGCTCTCCCGCGGCGGCGCGCCCGTCCCGCTCTCCTCCGACCACAAG CCAGACCGACCTGATGAGCTGGAAAGAGTAGAAGCAGCTGGTGGCAGGGTCATTAACTGGAACGGATACCGTATCCTGGGAGTGCTTGCGACTTCTAGGTCAATCG GAGACTATTACCTGAAACCATATGTCATAGCGGAGCCAGAGGTTACCATCATGGACCGGACAGACAAAGACGAGTTCCTTATATTGGCAAGCGATGGTCTGTGGGACGTCGTGTCCAACGACATTGCCTGCAAGATCGCGAGGAATTGCCTAAGTGGGCGTGCGGCTTCCAAGTACCCCGAGTCCGTCTCTGGTAGCACGGCGGCCGACGCCGCAGCGCTGCTTGTTGAGCTCGCCATCTCGCGCGGCAGCAAGGACAACATCAGCGTCGTTGTGGTGGAGTTGCGACGACTGAAGAGTAGGATGGGAGCGGTGATCAAAGAGAACCGCAGGtag